From a region of the Zingiber officinale cultivar Zhangliang chromosome 10B, Zo_v1.1, whole genome shotgun sequence genome:
- the LOC122029948 gene encoding dof zinc finger protein DOF3.7-like isoform X1, producing MIQGLLGGVVEERKTISHLIDHSPTSSNISSPSSSLTSAAAAGDQQQQQQNLRCPRCDSTNTKFCYYNNYNLTQPRHFCKTCRRYWTKGGALRNVPIGGGCRKTKVVPAIAAAVCSPKPAPNKAKPPAAGSDLLLRSGLGGAGGLESDLSAAGPLLWASPHTSHLMSLLRSGAGMQISGTHCGLNLGSPAARPKEDRSLLCSNTAADLNAHALSLDPLNQLGLGASLWKNHHHHSINNNYYHQPQSRQLPQQNGNHLQAISDMPSSEIQDLYQKFKSSTNYYNEPLQTVIGNANAGFEHSSCNGSTASSSMLSNSAIAAAASATATILEPIPQLSAAAEFGYWNNNPALAAWSDLPTPNGAFH from the exons ATGATCCAAGGGTTATTAGGCGGAGTCGTGGAGGAGAGGAAGACGATCTCGCACCTCATCGACCACTCCCCTACCTCCTCCAACATCTCCTCCCCTTCTTCCTCGCTCACGTCGGCGGCCGCTGCCGGagatcagcagcagcagcagcagaatcTGCGGTGCCCGCGGTGCGACTCCACGAACACCAAGTTCTGCTACTACAACAACTACAACCTCACCCAGCCGCGCCACTTCTGCAAGACCTGCCGGCGCTACTGGACCAAGGGCGGCGCCCTCCGCAACGTCCCCATCGGCGGCGGATGCCGCAAGACCAAGGTGGTCCCCGCCATCGCCGCCGCCGTCTGCAGCCCTAAGCCTGCGCCCAACAAGGCCAAGCCGCCGGCCGCCGGCTCCGACCTCCTTCTGAGATCCGGTTTAGGTGGCGCCGGCGGGCTAGAGAGCGATCTCTCCGCCGCCGGCCCGTTGCTCTGGGCTTCGCCGCACACTTCCCATCTGATGAGCCTGTTGAGGTCCGGCGCCGGCATGCAGATCTCCGGCACGCACTGCGGCCTCAACCTTGGCTCGCCGGCGGCCAGACCGAAGGAGGACCGCTCCTTGCTCTGTTCAAACACGGCGGCCGATCTAAATGCCCATGCCCTGAGCTTGGATCCCCTGAACCAGCTCGGTTTGGGCGCCTCTCTGTGGAAAAACCACCACCACCACAGCATCAACAACAACTACTACCACCAACCGCAGTCACGGCAGCTGCCGCAGCAAAATGGCAACCACCTGCAGGCTATAAGCGACATGCCAAGCTCTGAAATCCAAGACCTGTACCAAAAGTTCAAATCCTCAACCAACTACTACAACGAGCCGCTGCAAACGGTGATCGGCAAC GCCAACGCCGGATTCGAGCATTCCTCTTGCAACGGTTCCACCGCTTCGAGTTCCATGTTGTCGAATTCCGCCATTGCCGCCGCAGCTTCTGCGACGGCGACCATCTTAGAGCCAATCCCACAGCTCTCTGCTGCGGCCGAATTCGGTTACTGGAACAACAACCCCGCACTGGCGGCATGGTCCGATCTCCCAACCCCGAATGGTGCGTTCCATTAA
- the LOC122029948 gene encoding dof zinc finger protein DOF3.7-like isoform X2 — protein MIQGLLGGVVEERKTISHLIDHSPTSSNISSPSSSLTSAAAAGDQQQQQQNLRCPRCDSTNTKFCYYNNYNLTQPRHFCKTCRRYWTKGGALRNVPIGGGCRKTKVVPAIAAAVCSPKPAPNKAKPPAAGSDLLLRSGLGGAGGLESDLSAAGPLLWASPHTSHLMSLLRSGAGMQISGTHCGLNLGSPAARPKEDRSLLCSNTAADLNAHALSLDPLNQLGLGASLWKNHHHHSINNNYYHQPQSRQLPQQNGNHLQAISDMPSSEIQDLYQKFKSSTNYYNEPLQTVIGNQGRIQDLNIGGAKTCAATFIVDGTPYLQLYLPSNKNIYSFHLLNFTYRAQ, from the exons ATGATCCAAGGGTTATTAGGCGGAGTCGTGGAGGAGAGGAAGACGATCTCGCACCTCATCGACCACTCCCCTACCTCCTCCAACATCTCCTCCCCTTCTTCCTCGCTCACGTCGGCGGCCGCTGCCGGagatcagcagcagcagcagcagaatcTGCGGTGCCCGCGGTGCGACTCCACGAACACCAAGTTCTGCTACTACAACAACTACAACCTCACCCAGCCGCGCCACTTCTGCAAGACCTGCCGGCGCTACTGGACCAAGGGCGGCGCCCTCCGCAACGTCCCCATCGGCGGCGGATGCCGCAAGACCAAGGTGGTCCCCGCCATCGCCGCCGCCGTCTGCAGCCCTAAGCCTGCGCCCAACAAGGCCAAGCCGCCGGCCGCCGGCTCCGACCTCCTTCTGAGATCCGGTTTAGGTGGCGCCGGCGGGCTAGAGAGCGATCTCTCCGCCGCCGGCCCGTTGCTCTGGGCTTCGCCGCACACTTCCCATCTGATGAGCCTGTTGAGGTCCGGCGCCGGCATGCAGATCTCCGGCACGCACTGCGGCCTCAACCTTGGCTCGCCGGCGGCCAGACCGAAGGAGGACCGCTCCTTGCTCTGTTCAAACACGGCGGCCGATCTAAATGCCCATGCCCTGAGCTTGGATCCCCTGAACCAGCTCGGTTTGGGCGCCTCTCTGTGGAAAAACCACCACCACCACAGCATCAACAACAACTACTACCACCAACCGCAGTCACGGCAGCTGCCGCAGCAAAATGGCAACCACCTGCAGGCTATAAGCGACATGCCAAGCTCTGAAATCCAAGACCTGTACCAAAAGTTCAAATCCTCAACCAACTACTACAACGAGCCGCTGCAAACGGTGATCGGCAACCAGGGGCGGATCCAGGATTTGAACATTGGGGGGGCCAAAACTTGTGCCGCTACATTCATTGTCGATG GTACTCCTTATCTACAACTCTATTTGCCatcaaacaaaaatatatatagctTTCACCTGCTCAACTTCACCTATAGAGCCCAGTAA
- the LOC122029948 gene encoding dof zinc finger protein DOF3.7-like isoform X3: protein MIQGLLGGVVEERKTISHLIDHSPTSSNISSPSSSLTSAAAAGDQQQQQQNLRCPRCDSTNTKFCYYNNYNLTQPRHFCKTCRRYWTKGGALRNVPIGGGCRKTKVVPAIAAAVCSPKPAPNKAKPPAAGSDLLLRSGLGGAGGLESDLSAAGPLLWASPHTSHLMSLLRSGAGMQISGTHCGLNLGSPAARPKEDRSLLCSNTAADLNAHALSLDPLNQLGLGASLWKNHHHHSINNNYYHQPQSRQLPQQNGNHLQAISDMPSSEIQDLYQKFKSSTNYYNEPLQTVIGNQGRIQDLNIGGAKTCAATFIVDGTLITTSS, encoded by the exons ATGATCCAAGGGTTATTAGGCGGAGTCGTGGAGGAGAGGAAGACGATCTCGCACCTCATCGACCACTCCCCTACCTCCTCCAACATCTCCTCCCCTTCTTCCTCGCTCACGTCGGCGGCCGCTGCCGGagatcagcagcagcagcagcagaatcTGCGGTGCCCGCGGTGCGACTCCACGAACACCAAGTTCTGCTACTACAACAACTACAACCTCACCCAGCCGCGCCACTTCTGCAAGACCTGCCGGCGCTACTGGACCAAGGGCGGCGCCCTCCGCAACGTCCCCATCGGCGGCGGATGCCGCAAGACCAAGGTGGTCCCCGCCATCGCCGCCGCCGTCTGCAGCCCTAAGCCTGCGCCCAACAAGGCCAAGCCGCCGGCCGCCGGCTCCGACCTCCTTCTGAGATCCGGTTTAGGTGGCGCCGGCGGGCTAGAGAGCGATCTCTCCGCCGCCGGCCCGTTGCTCTGGGCTTCGCCGCACACTTCCCATCTGATGAGCCTGTTGAGGTCCGGCGCCGGCATGCAGATCTCCGGCACGCACTGCGGCCTCAACCTTGGCTCGCCGGCGGCCAGACCGAAGGAGGACCGCTCCTTGCTCTGTTCAAACACGGCGGCCGATCTAAATGCCCATGCCCTGAGCTTGGATCCCCTGAACCAGCTCGGTTTGGGCGCCTCTCTGTGGAAAAACCACCACCACCACAGCATCAACAACAACTACTACCACCAACCGCAGTCACGGCAGCTGCCGCAGCAAAATGGCAACCACCTGCAGGCTATAAGCGACATGCCAAGCTCTGAAATCCAAGACCTGTACCAAAAGTTCAAATCCTCAACCAACTACTACAACGAGCCGCTGCAAACGGTGATCGGCAACCAGGGGCGGATCCAGGATTTGAACATTGGGGGGGCCAAAACTTGTGCCGCTACATTCATTGTCGATG GTACTCTAATTACTACATCAAGCTGA